The Microbacterium schleiferi genome contains the following window.
CGCATCCAACGCCACCGCATGACCGTCGACGTTGCGGTGACGGAAGTCGGTGCCATCGATCCGAATGGTCTGGAAGCTCTCGGCCATAGCGTGGATCTCACGCAGGAAGTCCTGGGCGGCGAACCGCCCTTCGCCGAGTGCGTTGGGCGGCGTGTTGGATGTCGCGGCCAAGCGGGTACCCGAAGCCACCAGTTCGCCCAGCAACCGGGTCATCACCATCGTGTCGCCCGGGTCATCGAGCTCGAACTCATCGATGCAGAGTAGATCGGCACCGGTGAACAGCCGCACGACGTTCTGGTAGCCCAGGGCTCCGACGAGAGCCGTGTACTCGATGAAGGACCCGAAGTACTTCCGTCGCACCGGCATGGCGTGATAGATCGCTGCGAGCAGGTGCGTCTTACCGACACCGAACCCGCCGTCCAGATACACGCCGGGTTTCAGCTCGGGCTGCTTGGGGCGGCGTCGGAAAAGACCTCCGCGCGCCGCTTCGGTCCGCCCGCCGGCAAAGGCGATGAGCAGTTCCTTCGCTTCCTGCTGAGAGGGGAAGGCAGGATCAGCGCGATACGACTCGAACGACGCGTGAGCGAACTGCGGCGGCGGTGTGAGGGCCGCGACCATCTGGTCGCCGGAGAGTTCGGGGGAGCGCGTCGCGAGGTGCACGACGCCGGTGGGGCCGGATGCTGGCATGGGTGGCTTCCGCGGGAGGAGACGGATGCGGGCTGGCCGCGTGCCGCCTAGAGTCAGGGGGGCGGGACGACCCTCCTACTGTACGCGGGCGAGCGCGGCCTCCGGTGCCAGTCGCGAGCTGGGCGCGACCGCGGAACACCGAGCGGATGCCGCTGCGCCGCACTGAGAGAGGACTGAGCAGTGATCGTCACCGACCTGTCGCCGCGAACGCTGGGCACCGTCGACATCGACGCTGACCGGGATGCCGCGCGAGAGTGGATCGGCCAGCGTTACGCGACCGTCGCGCCGGACTGCGTGCGCTTGAACATGATCACCTCGCTCACGGGGTCCGCCGTCGGGGCCGATGGCACGAGCGAGACCCTCACCGGCGGTGCGGATCGGTTGATCCTCAGCGCCATACGAGCGGCAGCTGACGCGGTCATCGTTGGCGCGCAGACAGTGCGCGCAGAGGGGTACCTCCTCCCCCGGTCTGCGACGCTCGCGGTCGTGACGCACTCCGGCTCCCTGGAGGGGCTGCGCGTCCCGCCAGATCACCAGCGACCGCTCGTGGTCCTGTGTCCCGAGTCTCGAACGGGCCAGGTCGAGGCATCCGTCGCGCATCTTCCCGCTGAAGTCGTCGGCCTGGCCGGAGACGAACCGACGCCGGCAC
Protein-coding sequences here:
- the zapE gene encoding cell division protein ZapE — protein: MPASGPTGVVHLATRSPELSGDQMVAALTPPPQFAHASFESYRADPAFPSQQEAKELLIAFAGGRTEAARGGLFRRRPKQPELKPGVYLDGGFGVGKTHLLAAIYHAMPVRRKYFGSFIEYTALVGALGYQNVVRLFTGADLLCIDEFELDDPGDTMVMTRLLGELVASGTRLAATSNTPPNALGEGRFAAQDFLREIHAMAESFQTIRIDGTDFRHRNVDGHAVALDAAEYAAAIESASGDGLVSDDAFDDVVAQLARVHPSRYIRLIDGVSLVGLRDVAVFTDQSAALRFVALVDRIYDAQIPIRATGTTLDRVFPEEMLAGGYRKKYLRAISRLVASTLA
- a CDS encoding dihydrofolate reductase family protein, whose product is MIVTDLSPRTLGTVDIDADRDAAREWIGQRYATVAPDCVRLNMITSLTGSAVGADGTSETLTGGADRLILSAIRAAADAVIVGAQTVRAEGYLLPRSATLAVVTHSGSLEGLRVPPDHQRPLVVLCPESRTGQVEASVAHLPAEVVGLAGDEPTPAQIVDALQARGLRRLVCEGGPSLARQFAAAKIIDEYCITVAPRLTPADHPFLGITTDIETEVVGHLVDEAGFTYLRLRSL